A window from Diachasmimorpha longicaudata isolate KC_UGA_2023 chromosome 5, iyDiaLong2, whole genome shotgun sequence encodes these proteins:
- the LOC135162594 gene encoding uncharacterized protein LOC135162594 isoform X1 — MDVQEVSDTNGGNAEVARTKPNLEEMVDTKVMADQTLNSDNSQSARKMDKDEVNGEDKSIGKKLESAVKRRMRKSKSNSTSSVEADAKPKSKGVKRKLLEPDVINDDDSGEFIGFSSESLMIIETGLEILQKLIAEAELEEANTIKRRRTPSKGPQKSLESKKVAESLDKEITDDNKSISTVPEEKPKIKDEKQSEKIDTTVVDSSNIVNNLETEGAPSNNPNVDMSNPLYKEPFKFGWKREMVYKGGFDNPSKRLADIYYYSPKGKKVKSLREVAECLTTKELSLDNFTFYKEPIGVDDPSMEVIRDAKRLRSEFADDQATPAKRIMNKRSSLTRKVLTPSPCPPKTAKVAATKGTTPTGFKVKVASKRGVQKKEVKSSKDTEQRTPQWSPHTVTRKHQATAEKVTSPKNKRILSRAKLQEPCSIRCSMSMGLIPSLQCRICLCLYHPECVGGKAIMPNEKYVCKNCQMELEPSERLQQQAPITPPALIPISMLGSHTIKSKLPKPHQSSKTETEESLKDKAPVSNTSGVTSVMDKVDTSLSSWLSPPDKKYLRSHDGCKPQPAQNIAKMGGKRYIVIPKNNDMAVQPAIPIRSDRTLENQRDFIRENALVGINLSTEDSISSRRSSQSAVKCMPDKENKVNKNMAEEIQAKSSLNVSINKDLTIHSTELKGSGTEPTVQTMEVHMDVEAVELDKNLESEWLDGSRLPPVESTNSSKPPEVEPTIVLTNKNYVESEKADERREKLENHNEAIIQQTMETPLLPPENPKNGQVENYITKCDSSTKKKIPPMEVDPRQYFMVSVCAGYHALSRVFQYLKVQELLRAARVCRMWRDLAAHPALWKTVRMKNSQVTDWDGLAASLKRHGTQHLDLRKMLIAGESDNFWEKFISILPNIPNLTVLELCRCPASVVEAIFKSCPQLEVMSAMAIKCDGLNIESLGNVKNLKELRLKAISGMSLQEDFSPLGELKKLTQLNLTSVKELGKKKIEVLGDLVSLEALELGECSDFPDKFGTDVLSKLINLERLRLEKGQGSCCTFDILEGVSKMEKLHQLELVNFDVKNGFDKYLANCKNIKRLLIIPTYISQSATSNNMVLGGVTELSNTLTHFVWGVTLELLRVTELFVDQCNQMHKHVSGDSIPVLKPVPCLKLIEDGEGNPDAIKEEQLNVSNPQVDILSLPQLQKLLLTALPETRVKILKIPFHATWRQSISDNTSP; from the exons atggatGTACAAGAAGTCAGTGATACAAATGGCGGGAACGCCGAGGTGGCGCGCACGAAACCTAACCTGGAAGAAATGGTCGACACTAAGGTAATGGCAGACCAAACTCTTAACTCGGATAATTCACAAAGTGCAAGAAAAATGGACAAAGATGAGGTAAATGGCGAGGATAAAAGTATTGGAAAAAAGTTAGAGTCAGCAGTGAAAAGAAGAATGCGTAAATCAAAGTCAAATTCGACTAGTAGTGTGGAAGCTGACGCCAAGCCTAAGTCCAAGGGAGTCAAAAGAAAACTGCTAGAACCTGATGTTATTAATGATGATGACTCTGGGGAGTTCATTGGTTTTTCGTCGGAGAGTTTAATGATCATTGAAACTGGACTGGAAATTCTCCAGAAACTTATTG CTGAGGCAGAATTGGAAGAAGCGAATACTATAAAACGACGACGTACACCTTCGAAAGGACCCCAGAAGAGTCTTGAATCGAAAAAAGTTGCTGAAAGTCTCGACAAAGAAATTACTGACGATAATAAAAGTATATCAACAGTTCCAgaagaaaaaccaaaaataaaagatgAAAAACAATCCGAGAAAATCGACACCACTGTCGTGGATTCTTCAAATATTGTGAATAATCTCGAAACTGAAGGAGCACCCAGTAACAATCCAAATGTCGATATGTCAAATCCTCTCTATAAAGAGCCTTTTAAATTTGGTTGGAAGCGTGAAATGGTTTACAAGGGTGGATTTGATAACCCATCAAAGCGTTTAGCAGacatttattactattcacCTAAAGGAAAGAAAGTTAAAAGTCTTCGAGAAGTTGCAGAGTGTTTAACAACAAAGGAACTCTCTTTAGATAACTTTACGTTTTATAAAGAGCCCATTGGTGTTGACGATCCTTCCATGGAAGTGATCAGGGATGCAAAGAGACTTAGATCAGAGTTTGCAGATGATCAAGCCACCCCTGCAAAAAGAATCATGAATAAACGCTCATCTCTCACGAGAAAAGTACTCACGCCATCTCCGTGTCCACCAAAAACCGCCAAGGTTGCAGCTACAAAGGGCACGACTCCTACAGGATTCAAGGTCAAAGTTGCAAGCAAGCGAGGAGTTCAAAAGA AGGAAGTGAAATCATCAAAAGATACTGAACAGCGAACACCCCAGTGGAGCCCTCACACCGTAACGAGGAAACATCAGGCGACTGCTGAAAAAGTTACCTCTCCAAAAAATAAGAGGATACTGAG CAGAGCCAAACTCCAGGAGCCCTGCAGCATTCGATGTTCGATGAGCATGGGTCTCATACCAAGTCTTCAGTGTCGCATTTGTCTGTGCTTATATCATCCGGAGTGTGTTGGTGGAAAGGCTATAATGCCTAACGAGAAATACGTCTGCAAG AATTGTCAAATGGAGTTAGAACCAAGTGAACGTCTCCAACAACAAGCACCGATAACGCCACCAGCGTTGATACCAATAAGCATGTTAGGCTCACACACGATAAAATCAAAGCTCCCCAAGCCCCACCAATCATCAAAGACAGAGACTGAAGAATCTTTAAAAGATAAAGCTCCTGTGTCAAATACATCAGGAGTTACCTCAGTGATGGATAAAGTGGATACTTCCCTGAGTTCCTGGTTATCTCCtcctgataaaaaatatcttcgcAGTCATGATGGATGTAAACCTCAGCCTGCCCAGAATATTGCTAAAATGGGGGGAAAACGTTATATTGTTATTCCCAAAAACAATGACATGGCGGTACAACCGGCAATTCCCATCAGATCTGATCGAACCTTAGAAAATCAGAGAGATTTCATTCGTGAAAATGCACTCGTTGGTATAAATTTGAGTACAGAGGACTCAATTAGCAGTCGAAGATCCTCTCAATCGGCTGTCAAGTGCATGCCAGATAAAGAGAACAAAGTAAACAAGAATATGGCTGAAGAAATCCAGGCTAAAAGTTCTTTAAATGTATCCATCAACAAAGATCTGACAATTCATTCGACTGAGCTAAAAGGCAGTGGAACTGAACCTACTGTGCAGACAATGGAAGTACACATGGATGTTGAAGCTGTTgaattggataaaaatttgGAAAGTGAATGGTTAGATGGTTCACGTCTACCACCGGTTGAATCCACGAATAGTTCCAAACCGCCAGAGGTTGAACCTACCATTGTactgacaaataaaaattatgtggagAGTGAAAAGGCTGAtgaaagaagagaaaaattagaaaatcatAATGAGGCAATAATTCAACAAACAATGGAGACACCACTTCTGCCTCCTGAGAATCCGAAAAACGGACAAGTTGAGAATTATATCACAAAATGTGACAGCAGCACTAA aAAGAAAATTCCTCCAATGGAGGTGGACCCAAGACAGTACTTTATGGTGTCAGTATGTGCAGGATATCACGCTTTATCTCGCGTCTTTCAATATCTGAAGGTTCAGGAACTTCTTCGTGCGGCTAGAGTTTGTAGAATGTGGAGGGATTTGGCAGCGCATCCAGCGCTCTGGAAGACAGTGAGGATGAAGAACAGTCAGGTGACAGATTGGGACGGACTGGCAGCATCGCTAAAGCGTCATGGAACGCAGCACTTGGACTtgagaaaaatgttaattgcTGGAGAGTCGGAcaatttttgggagaaatttatttccatccTGCCCAATATTCCAAATTTAACTGTCTTGGAATTATGCAGATGTCCAGCATCTGTTGTCGAAGCGATATTTAAATCTTGTCCCCAGCTCGAGGTAATGAGTGCAATGGCGATAAAATGTGATGGACTTAATATCGAGTCGCTAGGGAATGTGAAAAATCTGAAGGAATTGAGACTAAAGGCTATCAGTGGAATGTCACTTCAGGAGGATTTTTCACCGCTGGGTGAGCTTAAAAAACTGACACAACTGAATTTAACATCAGTTAAAGAacttggaaagaaaaaaattgaagtccTGGGAGATTTGGTTAGTTTGGAGGCTCTGGAACTTGGAGAATGCTCCGATTTTCCCGACAAATTTGGAACTGATGTACTTTCAAAGCTCATTAATTTGGAGAGATTGAGATTGGAAAAGGGACAGGGCTCTTGTTGCACTTTCGATATTCTCGAAGGAGTATCAAAAATGGAGAAACTCCACCAACTTGAATTGGTGAATTTTGATGTGAAAAATGGATTTGATAAGTATCTAGCTAACTGCAAGAATATTAAAAGACTGTTGATTATTCCAACGTACATTTCACAATCAGCTACTTCGAATAATATGGTTCTGGGGGGAGTTACTGAGTTGAGCAATACTTTGACGCACTTTGTATGGGGAGTTACACTGGAGTTATTGAGAGTTACCGAACTCTTTGTCGATCAGTGTAATCAGATGCATAAACACGTTTCTGGGGACTCCATTCCTGTGCTTAAACCAGTTCCTTGTTTGAAACTGATTGAAGATGGTGAGGGAAATCCGGATGCAATAAAAG AGGAGCAATTAAACGTGTCAAATCCACAAGTGGACATTCTTTCCCTCCCTCAGCTTCAAAAATTACTACTTACTGCATTACCCGAGACCAGGGTAAAAATACTGAAGATTCCTTTCCACGCAACTTGGAGGCAGAGCATATCGGATAACACATCGCCGTAG
- the LOC135162603 gene encoding protein FAM177A1-like, which translates to MAVEQNNCDVSKVIVQVNEDNQTENEGHQRKIKKVLHFSDGDLVEYNDDEVDDSKEDGQTVVVDPKTLEWIPWIWHQTTCFSCKVLESCDYVGEALADFFGITSPKYQFEINEYNRLQRILTAEREKEQLQMAGWTEQQGEDLIKTSQPVTRL; encoded by the exons ATGGCAGTTGAGCAAAATAACTGTGACGTATCAAAAGTTATTGTCCAAGTGAATGAAGATAATCAAACCGAA AATGAAGGACATCAacgcaaaataaaaaaagttttgcACTTTTCGGACGGAGATCTCGTAGAGTACAATGATGATGAAGTGGATGACTCCAAGGAGGATGGTCAAACGGTAGTAGTCGACCCA AAAACTCTGGAGTGGATTCCGTGGATCTGGCATCAGACAACGTGCTTTAGTTGTAAAGTTCTAGAAAGTTGTGACTACGTTGGCGAAGCCTTGGCAGACTTTTTTGGAATAACGTCGCCGAAATACCAATTTGAGATCAATGAATATAATAGACTGCAGAGAATTCTTACTGccgagagagaaaaagagcaGTTGCAGATGGCCGGATGGACCGAGCAACAAGGGGAAGATCTCATAAAAACCAGCCAACCCGTAACTAGACTATAG
- the LOC135162594 gene encoding uncharacterized protein LOC135162594 isoform X2, whose product MDVQEVSDTNGGNAEVARTKPNLEEMVDTKVMADQTLNSDNSQSARKMDKDEVNGEDKSIGKKLESAVKRRMRKSKSNSTSSVEADAKPKSKGVKRKLLEPDVINDDDSGEFIGFSSESLMIIETGLEILQKLIAEAELEEANTIKRRRTPSKGPQKSLESKKVAESLDKEITDDNKSISTVPEEKPKIKDEKQSEKIDTTVVDSSNIVNNLETEGAPSNNPNVDMSNPLYKEPFKFGWKREMVYKGGFDNPSKRLADIYYYSPKGKKVKSLREVAECLTTKELSLDNFTFYKEPIGVDDPSMEVIRDAKRLRSEFADDQATPAKRIMNKRSSLTRKVLTPSPCPPKTAKVAATKGTTPTGFKVKVASKRGVQKKEVKSSKDTEQRTPQWSPHTVTRKHQATAEKVTSPKNKRILRAKLQEPCSIRCSMSMGLIPSLQCRICLCLYHPECVGGKAIMPNEKYVCKNCQMELEPSERLQQQAPITPPALIPISMLGSHTIKSKLPKPHQSSKTETEESLKDKAPVSNTSGVTSVMDKVDTSLSSWLSPPDKKYLRSHDGCKPQPAQNIAKMGGKRYIVIPKNNDMAVQPAIPIRSDRTLENQRDFIRENALVGINLSTEDSISSRRSSQSAVKCMPDKENKVNKNMAEEIQAKSSLNVSINKDLTIHSTELKGSGTEPTVQTMEVHMDVEAVELDKNLESEWLDGSRLPPVESTNSSKPPEVEPTIVLTNKNYVESEKADERREKLENHNEAIIQQTMETPLLPPENPKNGQVENYITKCDSSTKKKIPPMEVDPRQYFMVSVCAGYHALSRVFQYLKVQELLRAARVCRMWRDLAAHPALWKTVRMKNSQVTDWDGLAASLKRHGTQHLDLRKMLIAGESDNFWEKFISILPNIPNLTVLELCRCPASVVEAIFKSCPQLEVMSAMAIKCDGLNIESLGNVKNLKELRLKAISGMSLQEDFSPLGELKKLTQLNLTSVKELGKKKIEVLGDLVSLEALELGECSDFPDKFGTDVLSKLINLERLRLEKGQGSCCTFDILEGVSKMEKLHQLELVNFDVKNGFDKYLANCKNIKRLLIIPTYISQSATSNNMVLGGVTELSNTLTHFVWGVTLELLRVTELFVDQCNQMHKHVSGDSIPVLKPVPCLKLIEDGEGNPDAIKEEQLNVSNPQVDILSLPQLQKLLLTALPETRVKILKIPFHATWRQSISDNTSP is encoded by the exons atggatGTACAAGAAGTCAGTGATACAAATGGCGGGAACGCCGAGGTGGCGCGCACGAAACCTAACCTGGAAGAAATGGTCGACACTAAGGTAATGGCAGACCAAACTCTTAACTCGGATAATTCACAAAGTGCAAGAAAAATGGACAAAGATGAGGTAAATGGCGAGGATAAAAGTATTGGAAAAAAGTTAGAGTCAGCAGTGAAAAGAAGAATGCGTAAATCAAAGTCAAATTCGACTAGTAGTGTGGAAGCTGACGCCAAGCCTAAGTCCAAGGGAGTCAAAAGAAAACTGCTAGAACCTGATGTTATTAATGATGATGACTCTGGGGAGTTCATTGGTTTTTCGTCGGAGAGTTTAATGATCATTGAAACTGGACTGGAAATTCTCCAGAAACTTATTG CTGAGGCAGAATTGGAAGAAGCGAATACTATAAAACGACGACGTACACCTTCGAAAGGACCCCAGAAGAGTCTTGAATCGAAAAAAGTTGCTGAAAGTCTCGACAAAGAAATTACTGACGATAATAAAAGTATATCAACAGTTCCAgaagaaaaaccaaaaataaaagatgAAAAACAATCCGAGAAAATCGACACCACTGTCGTGGATTCTTCAAATATTGTGAATAATCTCGAAACTGAAGGAGCACCCAGTAACAATCCAAATGTCGATATGTCAAATCCTCTCTATAAAGAGCCTTTTAAATTTGGTTGGAAGCGTGAAATGGTTTACAAGGGTGGATTTGATAACCCATCAAAGCGTTTAGCAGacatttattactattcacCTAAAGGAAAGAAAGTTAAAAGTCTTCGAGAAGTTGCAGAGTGTTTAACAACAAAGGAACTCTCTTTAGATAACTTTACGTTTTATAAAGAGCCCATTGGTGTTGACGATCCTTCCATGGAAGTGATCAGGGATGCAAAGAGACTTAGATCAGAGTTTGCAGATGATCAAGCCACCCCTGCAAAAAGAATCATGAATAAACGCTCATCTCTCACGAGAAAAGTACTCACGCCATCTCCGTGTCCACCAAAAACCGCCAAGGTTGCAGCTACAAAGGGCACGACTCCTACAGGATTCAAGGTCAAAGTTGCAAGCAAGCGAGGAGTTCAAAAGA AGGAAGTGAAATCATCAAAAGATACTGAACAGCGAACACCCCAGTGGAGCCCTCACACCGTAACGAGGAAACATCAGGCGACTGCTGAAAAAGTTACCTCTCCAAAAAATAAGAGGATACTGAG AGCCAAACTCCAGGAGCCCTGCAGCATTCGATGTTCGATGAGCATGGGTCTCATACCAAGTCTTCAGTGTCGCATTTGTCTGTGCTTATATCATCCGGAGTGTGTTGGTGGAAAGGCTATAATGCCTAACGAGAAATACGTCTGCAAG AATTGTCAAATGGAGTTAGAACCAAGTGAACGTCTCCAACAACAAGCACCGATAACGCCACCAGCGTTGATACCAATAAGCATGTTAGGCTCACACACGATAAAATCAAAGCTCCCCAAGCCCCACCAATCATCAAAGACAGAGACTGAAGAATCTTTAAAAGATAAAGCTCCTGTGTCAAATACATCAGGAGTTACCTCAGTGATGGATAAAGTGGATACTTCCCTGAGTTCCTGGTTATCTCCtcctgataaaaaatatcttcgcAGTCATGATGGATGTAAACCTCAGCCTGCCCAGAATATTGCTAAAATGGGGGGAAAACGTTATATTGTTATTCCCAAAAACAATGACATGGCGGTACAACCGGCAATTCCCATCAGATCTGATCGAACCTTAGAAAATCAGAGAGATTTCATTCGTGAAAATGCACTCGTTGGTATAAATTTGAGTACAGAGGACTCAATTAGCAGTCGAAGATCCTCTCAATCGGCTGTCAAGTGCATGCCAGATAAAGAGAACAAAGTAAACAAGAATATGGCTGAAGAAATCCAGGCTAAAAGTTCTTTAAATGTATCCATCAACAAAGATCTGACAATTCATTCGACTGAGCTAAAAGGCAGTGGAACTGAACCTACTGTGCAGACAATGGAAGTACACATGGATGTTGAAGCTGTTgaattggataaaaatttgGAAAGTGAATGGTTAGATGGTTCACGTCTACCACCGGTTGAATCCACGAATAGTTCCAAACCGCCAGAGGTTGAACCTACCATTGTactgacaaataaaaattatgtggagAGTGAAAAGGCTGAtgaaagaagagaaaaattagaaaatcatAATGAGGCAATAATTCAACAAACAATGGAGACACCACTTCTGCCTCCTGAGAATCCGAAAAACGGACAAGTTGAGAATTATATCACAAAATGTGACAGCAGCACTAA aAAGAAAATTCCTCCAATGGAGGTGGACCCAAGACAGTACTTTATGGTGTCAGTATGTGCAGGATATCACGCTTTATCTCGCGTCTTTCAATATCTGAAGGTTCAGGAACTTCTTCGTGCGGCTAGAGTTTGTAGAATGTGGAGGGATTTGGCAGCGCATCCAGCGCTCTGGAAGACAGTGAGGATGAAGAACAGTCAGGTGACAGATTGGGACGGACTGGCAGCATCGCTAAAGCGTCATGGAACGCAGCACTTGGACTtgagaaaaatgttaattgcTGGAGAGTCGGAcaatttttgggagaaatttatttccatccTGCCCAATATTCCAAATTTAACTGTCTTGGAATTATGCAGATGTCCAGCATCTGTTGTCGAAGCGATATTTAAATCTTGTCCCCAGCTCGAGGTAATGAGTGCAATGGCGATAAAATGTGATGGACTTAATATCGAGTCGCTAGGGAATGTGAAAAATCTGAAGGAATTGAGACTAAAGGCTATCAGTGGAATGTCACTTCAGGAGGATTTTTCACCGCTGGGTGAGCTTAAAAAACTGACACAACTGAATTTAACATCAGTTAAAGAacttggaaagaaaaaaattgaagtccTGGGAGATTTGGTTAGTTTGGAGGCTCTGGAACTTGGAGAATGCTCCGATTTTCCCGACAAATTTGGAACTGATGTACTTTCAAAGCTCATTAATTTGGAGAGATTGAGATTGGAAAAGGGACAGGGCTCTTGTTGCACTTTCGATATTCTCGAAGGAGTATCAAAAATGGAGAAACTCCACCAACTTGAATTGGTGAATTTTGATGTGAAAAATGGATTTGATAAGTATCTAGCTAACTGCAAGAATATTAAAAGACTGTTGATTATTCCAACGTACATTTCACAATCAGCTACTTCGAATAATATGGTTCTGGGGGGAGTTACTGAGTTGAGCAATACTTTGACGCACTTTGTATGGGGAGTTACACTGGAGTTATTGAGAGTTACCGAACTCTTTGTCGATCAGTGTAATCAGATGCATAAACACGTTTCTGGGGACTCCATTCCTGTGCTTAAACCAGTTCCTTGTTTGAAACTGATTGAAGATGGTGAGGGAAATCCGGATGCAATAAAAG AGGAGCAATTAAACGTGTCAAATCCACAAGTGGACATTCTTTCCCTCCCTCAGCTTCAAAAATTACTACTTACTGCATTACCCGAGACCAGGGTAAAAATACTGAAGATTCCTTTCCACGCAACTTGGAGGCAGAGCATATCGGATAACACATCGCCGTAG
- the LOC135162596 gene encoding uncharacterized protein LOC135162596 produces MQDICLDLRAAIDRGRTDIIRILIGACDNENLGEGITREDILNQPFLEEGTFLSYASKTNQVDVVRTLLKCGADPSIKNAHGHNAVDVAASEVIRLIYVEELLRAIAACEIDRVLQLLDAGIAVNSWDSEESKNTPLHWAACYGNKEIIACLIDRGGNINAQNGCGVTPLHEAMNREHVEICQELLQAGANPHIRAIQGPFGGKTADDLSRYIPSMKNVIQRFVSNFPSKEPEGIHSPVTSNPDTNSFNQKSLSTNISQISIDSAKSTEPLFDSTTVPVTDSPVRLQKSGRHIWSLIWPQPKSIQELVDFSPPFIAGKELSISIIQGSESIHDILDVWEVSRSHLLELGHDVKVGEVQPGSGRCTGDNRIECIVNKKLFNVAEGYQLHISQNSIRVSAGSLSGLHYAVCTFVQILRLSKNAGTPGVCEVEPVIIKDEPRFVHRGILLDISPRGRTPTLDYLLHTIDLWSSFKISHLHLYSRLTPSCDWQLCYSRLEMVTLDRYCRDRHIDMIPALDVDQNVSQRHLNQMWPVFQEVLATFPSLSYVHVGPRLASLLVQPDNLDYSLGTNETVETDMSEVFKSYSCLQELWHILNLNSDTTLLLCSNGLHSKPEFRSIPTNVILVEYGFQADYDFSEWTETFKTAGGNVLPSSGTASYNSLAGCPASTFANTRNAIKTALEQNSIGIIVAHWSGSHHLTPHPFSWLGYLVGAGLAWNPECDVELGPNDPFDHDHDMSPNGKYPTFLTNILNVHVFRDAENKVGNAILELGRVDTLVLILSKNQGCNDLQQIPDNRGSTLYRLLTDPDNVNLEFLSADLFVKMTKQIKRVTHALYEANVTSQFGAMEIQELQLTADLMLTACKIGRTLIGVGVNPNSNMGLAVINLGVSNLPPTFRTDIANKMLAHIEQYKGAWLQRHLPQGLQTSLLVLNSALNRFVPEA; encoded by the exons ATGCAAGACATTTGCTTAGATTTACGAGCGGCGATTGATCGCGGGCGTACTGATATCATTCGGATATTAATCGGTGCAT GTGACAATGAAAATCTCGGAGAAGGCATCACAAGAGAAGATATCCTTAACCAACCCTTTCTGGAGGAGGGAACATTCCTTTCTTATGCTTCCAAG ACGAATCAAGTAGACGTTGTTCGAACCCTATTGAAGTGTGGAGCTGAtccatcaattaaaaatgcaCATGGACATAACGCTGTTGATGTAGCAGCTAGTGAAGTAATTCGCTTGATTTATGTTGAGGAATTATTGAGAGCAATTGCTGCCTGCGA AATAGACAGAGTTTTACAGCTCTTGGATGCTGGAATTGCCGTTAATTCTTGGGACTCCGAGGAAAGTAAAAATACACCACTGCATTGGGCAGCATGTTACGGCAATAAAGAAATCATTGCCTGTCTTATAG aTCGAGGAGGCAATATCAATGCCCAAAACGGCTGCGGTGTAACACCGTTACATGAAGCAATGAACCGTGAACATGTGGAAATATGTCAGGAACTCTTGCAGGCAGGTGCTAATCCTCATATTCGTGCGATACAAGG ACCATTTGGTGGAAAGACAGCCGACGATCTCTCCCGCTATATACCCTCGATGAAGAACGTGATACAGCGCTTCGTGTCAAACTTCCCCTCAAAAGAGCCTGAGGGTATTCACAGCCCAGTAACATCTAATCCAGATACCAACAGCTTCAACCAGAAGAGTTTATCCACAAACATCAGCCAAATCTCCATAGACTCTGCCAAATCCACGGAGCCCCTTTTTGACTCCACCACTGTGCCAGTAACCGACAGTCCTGTTCGTCTCCAGAAATCTGGACGCCATATTTGGAGCCTTATATGGCCCCAGCCGAAGAGCATTCAGGAACTCGTTGACTTTTCCCCTCCATTCATTGCCGGAAAAGAGCTGTCCATCTCAATAATCCAAGGTAGTGAATCAATTCATGATATTTTGGACGTCTGGGAGGTATCTCGAAGTCACCTACTAGAGCTTGGCCACGATGTTAAAGTGGGAGAGGTCCAGCCAGGCTCAGGTCGTTGCACAGGAGACAACAGAATTGAATGTATCGTAAACAAAAAACTTTTCAACGTCGCGGAGGGCTACCAGCTTCACATTTCCCAAAACTCCATAAGAGTCAGTGCGGGAAGTTTATCGGGCCTGCACTATGCAGTGTGCACTTTTGTACAAATTCTCCGTCTCAGCAAAAATGCAGGAACTCCAGGAGTTTGCGAGGTAGAGCCTGTCATTATTAAAGACGAACCTCGTTTTGTACACAGGGGAATTCTCCTCGACATTTCTCCAAGAGGCCGTACACCCACATTAGACTATCTCCTGCATACGATAGACCTCTGGTCTTCTTTCAAGATCTCCCACTTGCATCTTTACTCGAGACTCACTCCGAGCTGTGACTGGCAGTTATGTTATTCAAGGCTGGAGATGGTGACGTTGGATCGTTACTGCAGAGATCGTCATATAGACATGATTCCCGCTCTCGATGTAGACCAGAACGTTAGCCAACGTCATCTTAATCAGATGTGGCCAGTATTCCAGGAAGTTCTCGCAACATTCCCTAGTTTATCGTATGTACACGTTGGTCCAAGACTAGCGAGTCTCCTGGTGCAGCCAGATAATTTGGACTATAGTCTGGGTACCAATGAAACTGTTGAAACCGACATGTCAGAGGTGTTCAAGTCCTATTCGTGCCTCCAAGAACTATGGCACATACTTAACCTTAATTCTGATACAACACTTCTATTGTGTTCTAATGGGTTACATTCAAAACCAGAGTTTAGAAGTATTCCTACCAATGTTATTTTGGTGGAATATGGTTTTCAAGCTGATTACGATTTCTCTGAGTGGACAGAGACATTCAAAACAGCTGGTGGTAATGTTCTACCTAGTTCAGGTACTGCCAGCTATAATTCTCTTGCTGGATGCCCTGCGTCAACTTTTGCAAATACTAGAAATGCAATAAAAACAGCGTTGgaacaaaattcaattggaaTAATCGTTGCGCACTGGTCAGGAAGTCATCATCTTACGCCTCATCCTTTCTCGTGGTTGGGGTATTTGGTAGGAGCTGGATTGGCATGGAATCCAGAATGTGATGTTGAACTTGGACCTAATGATCCTTTTGATCACGATCATGATATGAGTCCCAATGGAAAATATCCAACGTTTCTGACGAATATATTGAATGTTCACGTTTTCCGTGATGCGGAAAATAAAGTGGGAAATGCCATTCTAGAGCTCGGGAGGGTGGACACACTGGTGCTTATATTGTCCAAGAATCAGGGATGCAATGATCTTCAGCAAATTCCGGATAATAGAGGTTCAACACTTTATAGACTCTTGACTGATCCTGATAATGTTAATCTGGAGTTTTTGAGTGCTGATCTATTTGTGAAAATGACGAAGCAGATTAAACGTGTGACTCATGCACTTTATGAAGCTAATGTAACGTCGCAGTTTGGGGCTATGGAAATTCAAGAGTTGCAACTTACTGCGGATCTTATGCTAACTGCTTGTAAAATTGGAAGGACATTGATTGGGGTTGGAGTGAATCCTAATAGCAATATGGGGCTTGCTGTTATCAATTTAGGTGTCAGTAATCTACCACCAACTTTTAGGACTGACATTGCTAATAAGATGCTTGCGCATATTGAGCAATATAAGGGCGCCTGGCTACAAAGGCATCTACCTCAGGGATTGCAGACATCTTTGCTTGTACTTAATAGTGCACTCAATCGGTTTGTACCGGAAGCATAA